CCCCGGCCGGACGGTCGAGCGTGGTGTCCCGGAACAGCGGCGAACGCGCCGCGGGAGCACGCCGTGCGGCGGAGCGTGCGGAGAGACGCGTGGGCGAGGCCGCCGACTCCGGGCAGGAGCTCACACGAGCAGGTGGCGACGAACCGTCAAAGCGGAATGTTGGCGTGGGCCCCGCTGCGCTCGGAAGCGGCGGCCAGGACCTCGGCCAGTCGGCGTCGGCTCTCGGCCGGATCGATGACCTCGTCCACGAACCCGAGCTCGACCGCGCGCTCCACCCCGCCGGAGGCGCGTTCGTGCTCCGCTGCCAGTTCGTCCCGCAGCTCCTCGCGTTCCTCCTCGGGCGCGGCGGCCAGCTTCTTCCGGTGCAGCACACCCACCGCTGCCTTCGCGCCCATGACGGCGACCTCCGCACCGGGCCAGGCGAGGACGTGGGTGGCCCCCAGCGCTCGGGAGTTCATCGCGATGTAGGCGCCGCCGTAGGACTTGCGCAGCACCAGGGTCACGCGTGGCACCACGGCCTCACCGAAGGCGTGCAGCAGCTTGGCACCGCGACGTACCACCCCGTTCCACTCCTGGCTGACACCCGGCAGGTAGCCGGGCACGTCGACCAGCACCACGAGCGGGACGCCGAAGCAGTCGCACATCCGCACGAAACGGGCGGCCTTCTCCGCCGAGAGCGAGTCCAGGCACCCTCCCAACCTGATCGGGTTGTTGGCCAGGACGCCCACCGAACGTCCGGCCAGCCTGCCCAGCCCCGTGATCATGTTCGGCGCCCACCGGGGCTGGAGCTCCTCGAACCCGCTCAGCCCCGTTTCCCCGCCGTCCAGGATGTCGCTGATGACCGGATGCATGTCGTAGGCTCGCTGCGGGCGGTCCGGCAGCAGGTTCCCCAGCTCCGGCCGTTCGGTGGTGGTGTGAGGGGAGAACACGCCGGGACGGGCGAGCATCCCCGTCACCCGGCGGGCGCGGGTGTAGGCGTCGGACTCGTCCTCGGCGACGAGGTGGACCACACCGGACCGCTTGCCGTGCGCGTCCACCCCGCCGAGCCCCTCCATGTCGATCTCCTCGCCCGTGACGCTTCTGACCACGTCGGGGCCGGTGACGAACATCTTGCCCGAAGGGCTCATGACGACCACGTCCGTCAGGGCGGGCCCGTAGACCGCGCCCCCGGCGGCCGGACCGACTATCACCGAGATCTGGGGAACACGGCCGGAAGCGCGGATCATGGCGGAGAACATCCGCCCCATGCCGTCGAGGGAGAGCACGCCCTCCGGCAACCGGGCCCCACCGGAGTGCCACACGCCGATGACGGGGCAGCGCTCGGCCAACGCCAGATCGATCGCTTCCACGACGCGCCCGCACCCCGCCGCGCCCATCGCCCCGCCCATCCTCGTCACGTCGGAGCAGTAAGCCACCACCCGAGTCCCGTCCACCGCCCCGCGCCCGGTGAGCACCCCGCTCTCGTCCCGCTCGTGCAGCGGCTCCAGCGTCCCCGGGTCAACCAGCTGTTCCAACCGGAGCATTGGATCACGGTGTTCCCGTTCGATACCAGGATGATCTTGAATGCTCATTCGTGCTCCGGAACGTCGATTCGGCGCGGGATTTATTCGTCGAGGATTCGGTGTGGTATCGGCGAGGTGTCACGTGTCGTCCCGTGCCTCGCAGTGTTTCCATTGATCAAACTGGATGCGTGTGGTGCTCTCCTCCTCAGGAGCGGAGGAAAAGCCTCCTATGGCTCGTCGTTCCCCGCTGTTGTGGTCGAAAACGGGATGTCGCAGGATGTCACGAGCTTCGCTGTGCACGGTTTCGAAACTGCCGTCGTAAACCAGT
The nucleotide sequence above comes from Actinopolyspora erythraea. Encoded proteins:
- a CDS encoding acyl-CoA carboxylase subunit beta; the encoded protein is MSIQDHPGIEREHRDPMLRLEQLVDPGTLEPLHERDESGVLTGRGAVDGTRVVAYCSDVTRMGGAMGAAGCGRVVEAIDLALAERCPVIGVWHSGGARLPEGVLSLDGMGRMFSAMIRASGRVPQISVIVGPAAGGAVYGPALTDVVVMSPSGKMFVTGPDVVRSVTGEEIDMEGLGGVDAHGKRSGVVHLVAEDESDAYTRARRVTGMLARPGVFSPHTTTERPELGNLLPDRPQRAYDMHPVISDILDGGETGLSGFEELQPRWAPNMITGLGRLAGRSVGVLANNPIRLGGCLDSLSAEKAARFVRMCDCFGVPLVVLVDVPGYLPGVSQEWNGVVRRGAKLLHAFGEAVVPRVTLVLRKSYGGAYIAMNSRALGATHVLAWPGAEVAVMGAKAAVGVLHRKKLAAAPEEEREELRDELAAEHERASGGVERAVELGFVDEVIDPAESRRRLAEVLAAASERSGAHANIPL